The stretch of DNA GGGGAAAGACAACCATATTTCGCAGGGGTATAAGAGGAAGCTCCTCCCCCCATGACGAATGTTTGGCTTTGTCTGTTTTATGCTCAGGCATTACTTTTTCTGGAGTTTTGCCGAAACGATAACTTCGTCGATCAAACCGTATTTGACCGATTCATCCGCTCCCATGTAAAAGTCGCGGTCGGTCTCTTTTTCGATCTTGGAAAGAGGCTGGCCGGTGTTTCTGGCCAGGATGTCATTAAGTAGTTTCTTGATCCTTAGCAGTTCCTGGGTCTGGATCTCAATATCGGTTGCCTGCCCTTGCGCTCCGCCTAACGGCTGGTGGATCATGATCCGGGCGTTGGGGAGGGCAAACCGCTTCCCTTTTGTTCCGGAACTTAATAACAATGCCCCCATGGAAGCGGCCTGGCCGATGCAAATGGTCGAGACCGGACATTTGAGGAAATTGATGGTATCGTAGATCGCCAAACCGGCGGTCACAACGCCACCCGGGGAATTAATATAAATATTGACATCCTTGTTGGCATCTTCAGCGGCTAAAAACAGGAGCTGGGCTATAATAATGTTGGCAATATCGTCGT from Candidatus Margulisiibacteriota bacterium encodes:
- the clpP gene encoding ATP-dependent Clp endopeptidase proteolytic subunit ClpP: MRNRAQLIPMVVEQSPKGERAYDIYSRLLKDRIVFIGGPIDDDIANIIIAQLLFLAAEDANKDVNIYINSPGGVVTAGLAIYDTINFLKCPVSTICIGQAASMGALLLSSGTKGKRFALPNARIMIHQPLGGAQGQATDIEIQTQELLRIKKLLNDILARNTGQPLSKIEKETDRDFYMGADESVKYGLIDEVIVSAKLQKK